A single Triticum dicoccoides isolate Atlit2015 ecotype Zavitan chromosome 2A, WEW_v2.0, whole genome shotgun sequence DNA region contains:
- the LOC119354202 gene encoding mixed-linked glucan synthase 2-like: MAAAVTRRANALRVEAPDGNAESGRASLAADSPAAKRAADAKDDVWVAADEGDTSGAIAGDGNRPPLFRTFKVKGSILHPYRFMILVRLVAIVAFFAWRVKHKNHDGVWLWATSMVADVWFGFSWLLNQLPKLNPVKRVPDLAALADHSGDANLPGIDIFVTTVDPVDEPLLYTVNTILSILATDYPVDKYACYLSDDGGTLVHYEAMIEVANFAVLWVPFCRKYCVEPRSPENYFGMKTQQYAGSMAGEFMRDHRRVRREYDEFKVRVDSLSTTIRQRSDAYNSSKKGDGVRATWMADGTQWPGTWIEQVDNHRRGQHAGIVQVILGHPSCKPQLGSPASADNPLDFSNVDTRLPMLVYMSREKRPGYNHQKKAGAMNVMLRVSALLSNAPFVVNFDGDHYINNSQALRAPMCFMLDPRDGQNTAFVQFPQRFDDVDPTDRYANHNRIFFDGTMLSLNGLQGPSYLGTGTMFRRVALYGMEPPRYRAENIKLAGKVNEFGSSTSFINSMPDGAIQERSITPVLVDEALSNDLATLMTCAYEDGSSWGRDVGWVYNIATEDVVTGFRMHRQGWRSMYCSMEPAAFRGTAPINLTERLYQVLRWSGGSLEMFFSHSNALMAGRRLHPLQRIAYLNMSTYPIVTVFILAYNLFPVLWLFSEQFYIQRPFGTYIMYLVAVISIIHVIGMFEVKWAGITLLDWCRNEQFYMIGATGVYPTAVLYMALKLVTGKGIYFRLTSKQTDACSNDKFADLYTVRWVPLLLPTIVVLVVNVAAVGAAIGKAAAWGFFTDQARHVLLGMLFNVWIIVLLYPFALGIMGKWGKRPVILFVMLVMAIGAVALVYVTFHAPYPADFSEAAASLGEASVTGPSG, from the exons ATGGCCGCGGCAGTCACTCGCCGAGCCAACGCCCTCCGCGTCGAGGCCCCGGACGGCAACGCCGAGAGCGGGCGCGCCAGCCTAGCAGCAGACTCCCCCGCCGCCAAGCGGGCTGCCGACGCCAAGGACGACGTGTGGGTGGCCGCGGACGAGGGAGACACGTCGGGAGCCATCGCCGGCGACGGCAACCGACCGCCGCTGTTCCGGACCTTCAAGGTCAAGGGAAGCATCCTGCATCCTTACAG GTTCATGATCCTCGTCCGCTTGGTCGCCATCGTCGCTTTCTTCGCGTGGCGCGTGAAGCACAAGAACCATGACGGCGTGTGGCTGTGGGCCACGTCCATGGTCGCCGACGTCTGGTTCGGCTTCTCGTGGCTCCTCAACCAGCTGCCCAAGCTCAACCCCGTCAAGCGCGTCCCCGACCTGGCCGCCCTCGCGGACCACTCCGGCGACGCCAACCTGCCGGGCATCGACATCTTCGTCACCACCGTCGACCCCGTCGATGAACCCCTCTTGTACACCGTCAACACCATCCTCTCCATCCTCGCCACCGACTACCCCGTCGACAAGTACGCCTGCTACCTCTCGGACGACGGCGGCACGCTGGTGCACTACGAGGCGATGATCGAAGTTGCCAATTTCGCTGTGCTGTGGGTTCCTTTTTGTCGGAAGTACTGTGTAGAGCCAAGATCCCCCGAGAACTATTTTGGGATGAAAACGCAGCAGTACGCCGGGAGTATGGCCGGAGAGTTCATGAGGGATCATAGGCGTGTGCGCAGAGAGTATGATGAGTTCAAGGTGAGGGTAGACTCCCTTTCCACCACCATCCGCCAACGATCTGATGCGTATAACTCGAGCAAAAAGGGAGATGGTGTACGTGCAACCTGGATGGCTGATGGGACACAATGGCCTGGTACATGGATCGAGCAGGTTGACAACCACCGGAGAGGACAACATGCTGGAATTGTTCAG GTGATACTAGGCCATCCAAGTTGTAAACCACAACTGGGATCGCCGGCGAGCGCCGACAATCCACTCGACTTCAGCAACGTTGACACGAGGCTCCCCATGCTCGTATACATGTCCCGGGAGAAGCGACCCGGTTATAACCACCAAAAGAAGGCAGGCGCCATGAACGTGATGCTCCGTGTCTCGGCGTTGCTCTCCAACGCGCCCTTCGTCGTCAACTTTGACGGCGACCACTACATCAACAACTCGCAAGCTCTCCGTGCCCCTATGTGCTTCATGCTCGACCCTCGCGACGGTCAGAACACGGCCTTTGTCCAGTTTCCTCAGCGCTTCGACGACGTCGACCCGACGGACCGCTACGCCAATCACAACCGTATCTTCTTCGACGGCACCATGCTCTCCCTCAACGGCCTCCAAGGGCCTTCCTACCTTGGCACCGGCACCATGTTCCGCCGTGTCGCGCTCTATGGCATGGAGCCACCACGTTACAGAGCGGAGAACATCAAGCTTGCAGGTAAGGTCAATGAGTTCGGTAGCTCGACGTCGTTCATAAACTCGATGCCGGATGGGGCAATCCAGGAGCGGTCTATCACGCCGGTGTTGGTCGACGAGGCACTCAGCAATGACCTGGCTACCCTGATGACGTGCGCCTACGAGGATGGAAGTTCATGGGGGAGAGACGTCGGGTGGGTGTACAACATCGCGACGGAGGACGTGGTGACCGGATTCCGCATGCACCGGCAAGGGTGGCGCTCCATGTATTGCTCCATGGAGCCGGCCGCCTTCCGCGGAACGGCTCCGATTAACCTCACCGAGCGCCTCTACCAGGTGCTCCGGTGGTCGGGCGGCTCCCTCGAGATGTTCTTCTCCCACAGCAATGCTCTCATGGCCGGTCGCCGGCTCCACCCTCTCCAGCGCATCGCCTACCTCAACATGTCGACCTACCCGATCGTCACGGTGTTCATCCTGGCCTACAACCTCTTCCCCGTCCTCTGGCTCTTCTCAGAGCAGTTCTACATCCAGAGGCCGTTCGGCACGTACATCATGTACCTCGTCGCCGTCATATCCATCATTCACGTGATCGGCATGTTCGAGGTGAAATGGGCGGGGATCACGCTGCTCGACTGGTGCCGCAACGAGCAGTTCTACATGATCGGGGCCACGGGCGTGTACCCGACGGCGGTGCTTTACATGGCGCTCAAGCTCGTCACCGGGAAGGGGATATACTTCAGGCTCACGTCCAAGCAGACGGACGCCTGCTCCAATGACAAGTTCGCCGACCTGTACACCGTGCGGTGGGTGCCGCTGCTGCTCCCGACCATCGTGGTGCTCGTCGTGAACGTCGCGGCCGTCGGGGCAGCGATAGGCAAGGCGGCGGCATGGGGGTTCTTCACGGACCAGGCGCGGCACGTGCTGCTCGGGATGCTGTTCAACGTGTGGATCATCGTGCTCCTCTACCCGTTTGCGCTCGGGATCATGGGGAAATGGGGGAAGAGGCCCGTCATCCTGTTCGTCATGTTGGTCATGGCCATTGGCGCCGTCGCGCTCGTGTATGTCACCTTCCATGCTCCGTACCCAGCTGATTTTTCAGAAGCTGCAGCTTCTCTTGGTGAAGCATCGGTGACCGGACCATCTGGGTAG